In Planctomycetia bacterium, one DNA window encodes the following:
- a CDS encoding enoyl-ACP reductase yields the protein MGLMSGKKGVVFGVANDYSLAWYIAEQLHKEGAEMAFNHLPGEKMERRVRKLVEPIGAKVIAPCDVSRDEDIESFMNKVRDAYDQIDFIVHAVAFANRDCLTNRFWETRREDFKQAMDISVYSLIGICQKAYNMLREGASVLTLSYLGAVRFVPGYNVMGVCKAALESTVRYLSADLGDLRRVRVNAISAGPCRTLSSSGISGFDQILEHYPTKTPLRRNITSDEVGKAGLYLCSDLSSGVTGEIHYVDAGYNMVGW from the coding sequence ATGGGTTTGATGTCTGGCAAGAAGGGCGTCGTGTTCGGCGTGGCGAACGATTACAGCCTCGCCTGGTACATCGCCGAGCAGTTGCACAAAGAGGGCGCCGAGATGGCGTTCAACCATCTTCCGGGCGAGAAGATGGAGCGCCGCGTGCGCAAGCTCGTCGAGCCGATCGGGGCGAAGGTCATCGCCCCGTGCGATGTTTCGCGCGATGAAGACATCGAATCGTTCATGAACAAAGTGCGCGATGCGTACGATCAGATCGACTTCATCGTGCACGCCGTCGCCTTCGCCAATCGCGACTGCCTGACCAACCGCTTCTGGGAGACCCGCCGCGAGGACTTCAAGCAGGCCATGGACATCAGCGTCTACTCGCTGATCGGCATCTGCCAGAAGGCCTACAACATGCTGCGCGAGGGGGCATCCGTGCTGACGTTGAGCTACCTCGGCGCCGTGCGTTTCGTGCCCGGCTACAACGTCATGGGCGTCTGCAAGGCGGCCCTGGAGAGCACGGTGCGTTACCTGTCGGCCGATCTCGGTGATTTGCGACGGGTGCGCGTGAACGCGATTTCGGCCGGTCCGTGCCGCACGTTGAGTTCATCGGGCATCAGCGGGTTCGATCAGATTCTCGAGCACTACCCCACCAAGACGCCGTTGCGGCGGAACATCACCTCGGACGAGGTCGGCAAGGCCGGCCTGTACCTGTGCAGCGACTTGTCCAGCGGCGTGACCGGCGAGATTCATTACGTCGACGCCGGGTACAACATGGTCGGCTGGTAA
- a CDS encoding L,D-transpeptidase family protein, with amino-acid sequence MSFSSRSRSSSFWPIAAAVVVAASIWGLYAWRATDSGNSPAEQVAQGQDAATGESDSDGASHLVSLRATRPAQPATPLQSGSLVSNGQIPTPGETGSVSGGDSDAQEIRTNASVAWANRPLSISESRDGGVTVQLPDSPGAAEMERARAVMAKGDLLGARGLLSLALKSGLSEADEEFARGELGRIADVLLFSRATNIGDPLTGVHVVEPGDTLNAIAVRHRISEDVIARINGITHPDLLQVGQRIKYIRGPFHAIVHKSKFRMDVMLGDTLVRSIRVGLGADGSTPTGDWLVRDKLKNPDWTDPVTNRHYSAGDPENPIGNRWIALEGLSGEAVGRRGFGIHGTVDAESIGQEMSMGCVRLLPGDIEFLFDLVVVRQTRVEVRP; translated from the coding sequence GTGTCATTCAGTTCACGCAGCCGCAGCAGCAGTTTCTGGCCCATCGCAGCGGCCGTCGTCGTCGCCGCCAGCATCTGGGGCCTGTACGCATGGCGCGCCACCGACTCGGGCAATAGCCCGGCCGAGCAGGTCGCGCAAGGGCAGGACGCCGCAACCGGTGAATCCGATTCAGACGGCGCTTCGCATCTGGTCTCTCTCCGCGCGACTCGGCCCGCACAACCCGCGACGCCGCTCCAATCCGGCTCGCTCGTCTCCAATGGGCAGATACCGACCCCCGGCGAGACCGGTTCGGTCTCGGGAGGCGATTCCGATGCACAGGAAATTCGTACGAATGCATCGGTTGCATGGGCCAATCGCCCGCTCTCGATCAGCGAAAGCCGCGACGGTGGCGTCACGGTTCAGTTGCCCGATTCACCCGGCGCGGCCGAGATGGAACGCGCTCGCGCCGTCATGGCCAAGGGCGATCTGCTGGGAGCGCGCGGCCTGCTCTCCCTCGCGTTGAAGAGCGGTCTGTCTGAAGCCGACGAAGAATTCGCCCGCGGCGAGCTGGGTCGCATCGCCGATGTCCTGCTCTTTTCCCGAGCGACCAACATCGGCGACCCGCTGACCGGCGTGCACGTGGTCGAACCGGGCGACACGCTCAACGCCATCGCCGTGCGCCATCGCATCTCCGAGGATGTCATCGCGCGGATCAACGGCATTACCCATCCCGACCTGCTACAGGTCGGCCAGCGTATCAAGTACATCCGTGGGCCCTTTCATGCCATCGTCCACAAAAGCAAGTTCAGAATGGACGTGATGCTGGGTGACACGCTCGTGCGATCCATTCGGGTTGGTCTGGGCGCCGATGGCTCGACGCCGACGGGCGACTGGCTCGTGCGCGATAAGCTGAAGAACCCCGACTGGACCGATCCCGTCACCAATCGCCATTACTCGGCCGGCGATCCGGAGAACCCGATCGGCAATCGCTGGATTGCGCTCGAGGGTCTCTCGGGAGAGGCCGTCGGCAGGCGTGGCTTTGGCATCCACGGCACGGTGGACGCCGAGAGCATCGGCCAGGAAATGTCGATGGGCTGCGTCCGGCTGCTTCCGGGCGACATTGAGTTCCTGTTTGACTTGGTGGTGGTGCGTCAAACGCGCGTGGAAGTGCGTCCATGA
- a CDS encoding Hpt domain-containing protein has translation MGQAAGRVSATRAAEHGVVRRREWNSMTQTQSDVLVSELAADPDLRDLVELFVQELPKRVVALQAALAKRDYLTMARLSHQLKGSAGGYGFPRISDAAKVLETIVKSRGSDADMEASLNQLADLCAKARATSD, from the coding sequence ATGGGGCAAGCCGCCGGACGCGTGAGCGCGACGCGGGCGGCGGAGCATGGCGTTGTGCGCCGGCGGGAGTGGAACTCCATGACGCAGACACAATCTGACGTGCTGGTGAGCGAGCTGGCGGCCGATCCGGATCTGCGCGATCTGGTCGAGCTGTTTGTCCAGGAACTGCCCAAGCGCGTGGTCGCGTTGCAGGCTGCGCTGGCGAAGCGGGATTATCTCACGATGGCGCGCCTGTCGCACCAGCTCAAAGGCTCGGCAGGCGGCTACGGCTTCCCGCGGATTTCCGACGCGGCGAAGGTTCTGGAAACGATTGTGAAATCGCGCGGGAGCGATGCCGATATGGAGGCCTCGCTGAATCAACTGGCCGACTTGTGCGCCAAAGCGCGCGCAACTTCGGACTAG
- a CDS encoding diguanylate cyclase, whose protein sequence is MGTRVLIVDDDVAAIDLIERYLSTQGYEVLRATTSDEAMGRMFSDEPKIVLTDLNMPGLNGLDFCRTLRSHEGIGFAYVIVLTAQSDPQTLIQAFDAGADGFIAKPVDQQTLLAWMRSADRMVRLDENIARRQLEICRLSAEMTIANRKLAEANRKLQIMAVTDELTGAFNRREAMNRLKSLTYAGDRYGQSFSCILLDIDYFKKFNDRHGHAAGDYVLRNVTEIVKRCVRAMDAVCRIGGEEFLVICPFTPLEGALACAEKIRSEVADVVFEIGEAKLNVTVSLGVAQREGREAVDDILHRADAALYASKQAGRNRVTTAEHAVAAVG, encoded by the coding sequence GTGGGTACACGGGTCCTGATCGTTGATGATGATGTTGCCGCGATCGATCTGATCGAGCGCTATCTTTCGACACAAGGTTACGAAGTTCTTCGCGCGACCACGTCCGACGAGGCCATGGGGCGAATGTTCAGCGACGAGCCGAAGATCGTGCTCACCGATCTGAACATGCCCGGGCTGAACGGTCTGGACTTCTGTCGCACGCTGCGGTCCCACGAGGGCATCGGCTTCGCCTACGTCATCGTCCTGACGGCGCAATCGGACCCCCAGACGCTGATTCAGGCGTTTGATGCCGGTGCCGACGGCTTCATCGCCAAGCCCGTCGACCAGCAGACCCTTCTCGCGTGGATGCGCTCCGCGGATCGAATGGTCAGACTCGACGAGAACATCGCTCGACGTCAGCTCGAAATCTGTCGCCTTAGCGCCGAGATGACGATTGCCAACAGAAAGCTCGCCGAAGCCAACAGAAAGCTCCAGATCATGGCCGTCACCGACGAACTGACCGGCGCCTTCAATCGGCGCGAGGCCATGAACCGGCTCAAATCCCTGACCTACGCCGGCGACCGCTATGGGCAGTCGTTCAGTTGCATCCTGCTGGACATCGACTACTTCAAGAAATTCAACGACCGGCACGGACACGCCGCGGGCGATTACGTGCTCCGAAATGTGACCGAGATCGTCAAACGCTGCGTGCGTGCAATGGACGCCGTCTGCCGGATCGGCGGCGAGGAGTTTCTCGTCATCTGCCCGTTCACACCCCTGGAGGGCGCGCTGGCGTGCGCCGAGAAGATTCGCTCCGAGGTCGCAGACGTCGTTTTTGAAATCGGTGAAGCCAAGCTCAACGTCACCGTCAGTCTTGGCGTCGCCCAGCGCGAAGGACGCGAGGCCGTGGACGACATCCTGCACCGCGCCGACGCAGCGCTCTACGCATCCAAACAGGCGGGTCGCAATCGCGTGACCACCGCCGAGCACGCCGTCGCCGCCGTGGGTTGA
- the rmuC gene encoding DNA recombination protein RmuC, giving the protein MSDWLYLFIGFIVGAALGALGAWRFLRATPGAETAALNATLNELRSQAAAREAELKRELNEARTTAERQRDVATQAQTKLESAREFFAEQRRQIDEMDKKLRETFGALAAKALQNNNEQFVTLAGERLEPLREQLQRYEQNIKSLEKARQEAYGGLSERLASLDQRSEKLGNEAAQLVAALRQPGAKGKWGEITLRRIVELTGMLPHCDFEEQATTAGGQRPDLIVRLPNNRVIAIDSKVNTTSYLDAVAATDDAERKQHMEKYAATVRSTLKALAAKDYVAGIPGTLEFVVMFIPGEAFFSAALTQDPDLLIDGVDQKVILTSPSTLIALLLAVRHGWQQQQVAENAQRIADAGRELYDRLMTFVEHLEKIRRGLEIATDAYNKAVGSWSSRTLPSAAKLRELGAARADAPALDLSPLDTSLRPAPEPPEADTPSLA; this is encoded by the coding sequence ATGTCGGATTGGCTCTATCTCTTCATCGGGTTCATCGTCGGCGCGGCGCTGGGTGCGCTGGGCGCGTGGCGCTTCCTCCGCGCGACGCCGGGGGCCGAGACCGCCGCGCTGAACGCGACGCTGAATGAGCTGCGGTCGCAAGCCGCTGCGCGCGAGGCGGAGTTGAAGCGCGAGTTGAATGAAGCGCGCACGACAGCTGAACGGCAGCGCGACGTGGCGACGCAGGCGCAGACCAAGCTCGAATCGGCGCGCGAGTTCTTCGCCGAGCAGCGCCGCCAGATCGATGAGATGGACAAAAAGCTGCGCGAGACGTTCGGCGCGCTGGCGGCCAAGGCGCTGCAAAACAACAATGAGCAGTTCGTGACTCTCGCCGGTGAGCGGCTCGAGCCGCTTCGTGAGCAGTTGCAGCGCTACGAGCAAAACATCAAATCACTGGAGAAGGCGCGGCAGGAGGCCTACGGCGGGCTGTCTGAACGGCTCGCATCGCTCGATCAGCGCAGCGAAAAACTGGGCAACGAAGCCGCGCAACTCGTCGCCGCGCTGCGGCAGCCGGGCGCGAAGGGCAAATGGGGCGAAATCACGCTTCGGCGCATCGTCGAGCTGACGGGCATGTTGCCGCACTGCGATTTTGAGGAGCAGGCGACCACGGCCGGCGGCCAGCGGCCCGACCTGATCGTGCGCCTGCCGAACAATCGCGTGATCGCGATTGACTCCAAGGTCAACACGACGTCCTATCTCGACGCCGTCGCCGCGACGGACGACGCCGAGCGAAAGCAACACATGGAGAAATACGCCGCAACGGTCCGCAGCACGCTCAAGGCCCTGGCCGCGAAGGATTACGTCGCAGGCATTCCCGGCACGCTCGAATTCGTCGTCATGTTCATCCCCGGCGAGGCGTTCTTCTCCGCGGCGCTGACACAGGACCCCGACTTGCTCATCGACGGCGTCGATCAAAAGGTCATTCTTACCAGCCCCAGCACGCTCATCGCCCTGTTGCTTGCGGTGCGCCACGGCTGGCAGCAGCAGCAGGTCGCCGAGAATGCGCAGCGCATCGCCGATGCCGGTCGCGAGCTGTACGACCGGCTCATGACGTTCGTGGAACACCTGGAGAAGATACGCCGCGGCCTCGAGATCGCGACAGACGCCTACAACAAGGCCGTCGGCAGCTGGTCCTCGCGCACGCTTCCTTCGGCCGCGAAGTTGCGCGAGCTGGGCGCCGCGCGGGCCGACGCGCCGGCGCTGGACCTGTCGCCGCTGGATACATCGCTTCGTCCGGCTCCGGAACCCCCCGAGGCGGATACGCCTTCGCTCGCCTGA
- the alaS gene encoding alanine--tRNA ligase, with the protein MNTPRSAAQIRREFIEYFVQRCGHTFVPSSPVVPHDDPTLMFTNAGMNQFKPIFLGQRAPDVNTWPGATPGMPTRAANTQKCIRAGGKHNDLDDVGHDTYHHTFFEMLGNWSFGDYFKKEAIEWAWDLLTRVWSIDPQRLHATYFEGDASEGLEPDTEARDLWLKILPPERVHPGNKKDNFWEMGDTGPCGPCSEIHIDLTPDRSGGRLVNAGDARVMEIWNLVFIQFNRGPDGRLSPLPAKHVDTGMGFERICAVIRGVETGRLGQVSNYDTDVFTPIFAAIQRVTGAPAYTGLLESGAQDSNLKPQVFKDVAYRVVADHLRTLTFAITDGASPSNEGRGYVLRRILRRAVRYGRQYLGTHKLFMCELVSAVADAMGEAFPELRSAHGGKNVERVAAIIRDEEASFIKTLDRGIALFEEAAKYAAQHHHGRISGEDAFKLHDTYGFPIDLTELMAEERGLTVNIGEYERLMEEARERSRAKDVAATMAIPEEYLTTETDDRSKYTIDSIEATFLFPAGDAESGSIAWVFDRTCLYGEQGGQTGDKGYLETASGLRIRIVDTRRSGNVVLHFVDHEQLLAATSARVKPGDRVRLQVDSARRAPIMRNHTATHLMNWALREVLGEGVQQKGSLVDPDKTRFDLSHHSAITEAELARIEQLTNEQIARDLPVFTNDNVPVDQKAAMKINGLRAVFGEKYPDKVRVVSIGVPVTDEEAKRARDRGEWSGTTSLLGSPDDPAWRQYSVEFCGGTHVKRTGEIAQLPDGRIAERPFVIVEESAVAKGIRRVVGVTGEKAVAAQRAAEQLWREIDAAFAVARNEPPMEPPEAPTKEPSKEPRASARAAASTQSPPPTAEQLVADLNARLATTELPVLARHRLRARLAELQELAKKQKKEQTKAGAADVIARADKLLAASTRVNNVTLLCGELGSAGIEPLRAACDSLRARAGSAAILLAAESDGKAVLLAAMTADVVARGIKAGDLIKEIAPLVGGRGGGKPDLAQGGGPDAGKIGEAVAAAKAWLQAKLG; encoded by the coding sequence ATGAATACACCCCGATCCGCCGCCCAGATCCGTCGCGAATTCATTGAGTATTTCGTCCAGCGCTGCGGCCATACCTTCGTCCCCAGCAGCCCGGTCGTTCCCCACGACGATCCGACGCTGATGTTCACCAACGCCGGGATGAACCAGTTCAAGCCGATCTTCCTCGGTCAGCGCGCCCCGGATGTCAACACGTGGCCCGGCGCGACGCCCGGCATGCCCACGCGCGCCGCCAATACCCAGAAGTGCATTCGCGCCGGCGGCAAGCACAACGATCTCGACGACGTGGGGCATGACACCTACCACCACACCTTCTTCGAGATGCTCGGCAACTGGTCCTTCGGCGATTACTTCAAGAAGGAGGCCATCGAGTGGGCCTGGGACCTGCTGACGCGCGTCTGGAGCATCGACCCGCAGCGCCTGCACGCGACGTATTTCGAGGGCGACGCGAGCGAGGGGCTGGAGCCGGATACCGAAGCGCGAGATTTGTGGTTGAAGATACTGCCCCCCGAGCGCGTCCACCCCGGCAACAAGAAGGACAACTTCTGGGAGATGGGCGACACCGGTCCGTGCGGGCCGTGCAGCGAGATTCACATCGACCTCACGCCCGACAGAAGCGGTGGCAGGCTGGTCAACGCCGGGGACGCCCGCGTGATGGAAATCTGGAATCTTGTCTTTATCCAGTTCAACCGCGGCCCCGACGGCAGGCTCTCGCCCCTGCCCGCCAAGCACGTTGACACCGGCATGGGATTCGAGCGTATCTGCGCCGTCATCCGCGGCGTCGAGACCGGCCGACTGGGGCAGGTGAGCAATTACGATACCGATGTCTTCACGCCCATCTTCGCCGCCATCCAGCGTGTGACCGGCGCGCCGGCGTATACGGGCCTGCTCGAGAGCGGAGCACAGGACTCAAACCTCAAACCCCAGGTCTTCAAAGACGTGGCCTACCGCGTTGTCGCCGATCACCTGCGCACGCTGACCTTCGCCATCACCGACGGCGCGTCGCCGAGCAACGAAGGCCGCGGCTACGTCCTGCGGCGCATCCTCCGCCGCGCCGTGCGCTACGGGCGGCAGTATCTCGGCACACACAAACTGTTCATGTGCGAACTCGTCTCCGCTGTCGCCGATGCGATGGGCGAGGCGTTCCCCGAATTGCGCAGCGCCCACGGTGGGAAAAACGTCGAACGCGTCGCCGCGATCATCCGCGACGAAGAAGCGTCGTTCATCAAAACGCTCGATCGCGGCATCGCCCTGTTTGAAGAAGCAGCAAAGTACGCCGCGCAGCACCACCACGGCCGCATCTCCGGCGAAGACGCCTTCAAACTGCACGACACCTACGGCTTCCCCATCGACCTGACGGAACTCATGGCGGAAGAACGCGGCCTGACGGTGAACATCGGCGAGTACGAGCGGCTGATGGAGGAGGCAAGGGAACGCTCGCGCGCCAAGGACGTCGCTGCGACCATGGCGATACCGGAAGAGTATCTCACAACGGAAACCGACGATCGTTCAAAGTACACGATCGATTCAATCGAGGCGACGTTCCTATTTCCGGCAGGCGACGCGGAATCCGGCAGCATCGCATGGGTCTTCGACAGGACTTGTCTTTACGGCGAACAGGGCGGACAGACAGGAGACAAAGGCTACCTCGAAACGGCGTCGGGTTTGCGTATCAGGATCGTTGATACCCGGCGCAGCGGTAACGTCGTCCTGCATTTTGTCGATCATGAACAGTTGTTGGCGGCAACGAGCGCAAGGGTAAAGCCCGGTGATCGAGTCCGATTGCAGGTCGACTCGGCGCGGCGCGCGCCCATCATGCGCAACCACACCGCCACGCACCTGATGAACTGGGCGTTGCGCGAGGTGCTGGGCGAGGGCGTGCAGCAGAAGGGTTCGCTCGTCGATCCCGACAAGACGCGGTTCGACCTGTCGCACCATTCGGCCATCACCGAGGCCGAGCTGGCCCGCATCGAGCAGCTCACCAACGAACAGATCGCCCGCGACCTGCCCGTCTTCACCAACGACAACGTGCCGGTCGATCAGAAGGCCGCGATGAAGATCAACGGCCTCCGCGCCGTCTTCGGGGAGAAATATCCCGACAAGGTCCGCGTCGTCTCGATCGGCGTGCCCGTGACCGACGAGGAGGCGAAGCGCGCCCGGGACAGGGGCGAATGGTCCGGAACCACCTCGCTGCTTGGCTCGCCCGACGACCCCGCGTGGCGGCAATACTCCGTCGAGTTCTGCGGCGGCACGCACGTCAAACGCACCGGCGAGATCGCGCAACTTCCCGACGGCCGCATCGCCGAGCGGCCATTCGTAATCGTCGAGGAATCGGCCGTCGCCAAGGGCATCCGCCGCGTGGTGGGCGTGACGGGTGAGAAGGCCGTCGCGGCGCAACGGGCGGCCGAGCAGCTTTGGCGCGAGATCGACGCGGCGTTCGCCGTCGCGCGCAACGAACCACCTATGGAGCCGCCTGAAGCGCCGACGAAAGAGCCATCTAAAGAGCCGCGGGCTTCAGCCCGCGCGGCTGCTTCAACGCAATCGCCGCCCCCGACGGCGGAACAGCTCGTGGCCGACTTGAACGCGCGACTCGCAACAACGGAATTGCCCGTGTTGGCGCGGCATCGCCTGCGCGCCCGGCTTGCCGAGTTGCAGGAACTGGCGAAGAAGCAGAAGAAGGAGCAAACCAAGGCCGGTGCGGCCGACGTGATCGCGCGGGCCGATAAACTGCTCGCCGCATCGACTCGTGTCAATAATGTGACACTCCTCTGCGGCGAGCTGGGCAGCGCCGGCATCGAGCCGCTCCGCGCTGCCTGCGACTCGCTGCGGGCGCGGGCCGGCAGCGCCGCCATCCTGCTGGCAGCCGAAAGCGACGGGAAGGCCGTGCTGCTGGCGGCGATGACGGCCGACGTGGTCGCACGCGGCATCAAGGCCGGCGACCTGATCAAGGAGATCGCGCCGCTCGTCGGCGGCAGGGGGGGCGGCAAGCCCGACTTGGCCCAGGGCGGCGGCCCGGACGCCGGCAAGATCGGCGAAGCGGTCGCGGCCGCGAAAGCGTGGCTGCAAGCAAAGCTCGGCTGA
- a CDS encoding BtpA/SgcQ family protein: MATLSKTHPGLSFLTRRRPALIAMIHVGALPGTPRAEKPVAQLAAQTVQEAKHLTDSGVDAILLENMHDVPYLNRAVGPEIVASMTAVCAAVRAATKLPLGVQVLAGANQAAIAVAQAAGCQFIRAEGFVFAHVADEGLMAQADAGPLLRYRRAIGATDIAILADIKKKHSAHAITADVDLAETARAAEFFGADGVIVTGTATGSPADPKDVAAVRKAVGVPVLVGSGVTPDNLAAFAPHAHAIIVGSYLKKDGNWRNPPDPARVQSMVKSVQSIDSKSRLRKQSNQPEFHRR; the protein is encoded by the coding sequence ATGGCGACACTATCGAAAACGCATCCGGGCTTGAGCTTCCTGACCCGGCGCCGCCCGGCGCTGATCGCCATGATCCACGTCGGCGCGCTGCCCGGCACGCCGCGCGCCGAAAAACCCGTCGCCCAACTCGCCGCGCAGACCGTTCAGGAAGCGAAGCACCTCACCGACAGCGGCGTCGATGCCATCCTTCTGGAGAACATGCACGACGTGCCCTATCTCAACCGCGCCGTCGGCCCGGAGATCGTTGCGAGCATGACGGCGGTCTGTGCGGCCGTTCGTGCGGCAACCAAACTGCCGCTCGGCGTGCAGGTATTGGCGGGGGCAAATCAGGCGGCGATTGCTGTCGCGCAAGCCGCCGGTTGCCAGTTCATCCGCGCCGAGGGGTTTGTCTTTGCGCACGTCGCCGACGAGGGGCTGATGGCCCAGGCCGACGCGGGTCCGCTGCTTCGATACCGTCGCGCGATCGGCGCGACCGATATCGCCATCCTCGCCGACATCAAGAAGAAGCACTCGGCCCACGCCATCACGGCTGATGTCGATCTCGCCGAAACGGCCCGCGCCGCGGAATTCTTCGGGGCCGACGGCGTCATCGTGACCGGCACGGCCACCGGAAGCCCCGCCGATCCGAAGGACGTTGCCGCTGTGCGGAAGGCGGTGGGCGTGCCCGTGCTGGTCGGCTCCGGCGTGACGCCAGACAACCTCGCCGCTTTCGCCCCGCACGCCCACGCGATCATCGTCGGAAGCTATCTCAAAAAAGACGGCAACTGGCGCAACCCGCCCGATCCGGCGCGCGTTCAATCGATGGTCAAGTCAGTTCAGTCAATTGATTCAAAGAGCCGATTGCGCAAGCAATCGAATCAGCCGGAGTTTCATCGTCGATAG
- the waaF gene encoding lipopolysaccharide heptosyltransferase II — MTPTRILVFVPNWVGDVVMATAAMNALRRRYPEAQIAHLMRPYVGDVLAGAGLADEFIPWPNGGIGSLLGLARRLRRERFDLAVLFTNSFRSALLARLARVTQRIGYARDGRGWLLTDRLRAPRAGGKYIPIPALDYYNALAVAAGCSPPGDQLVLATSPEDEAAVDKRIGARRAGDAPLVVFNPGANYGSAKCWPAEKYAALADRLVRERGARVVASLGPKERAIAERLAAATRNVEVCIDPPLGLGPLKALVRRCDLLVTNDTGPRHFAAAFGVPVVTVFGSSDPAWTDTRFARERNVMLKLDCQPCMKRTCPLGHHHCMNQLEPDLVYDAAARLLEEGVAKRTHEGAKKTVM; from the coding sequence ATGACGCCCACGCGAATTCTCGTTTTTGTTCCGAACTGGGTCGGCGATGTCGTCATGGCGACGGCCGCGATGAACGCGCTGCGCCGGCGCTATCCCGAAGCGCAAATCGCGCACCTGATGCGTCCGTATGTGGGCGACGTGCTGGCCGGGGCGGGGCTGGCGGATGAGTTCATCCCCTGGCCCAACGGGGGAATCGGCAGCCTGCTGGGGCTGGCGAGGCGCTTGAGGCGGGAGCGTTTTGATCTCGCGGTGTTGTTCACGAACTCGTTTCGGTCGGCGCTGCTGGCGCGACTGGCGCGCGTGACTCAACGAATCGGATACGCGCGCGATGGACGTGGCTGGCTGCTGACGGATCGGTTACGCGCGCCGCGCGCGGGGGGCAAGTACATCCCGATTCCCGCATTGGATTATTACAACGCGCTGGCGGTCGCGGCGGGCTGCTCGCCACCGGGCGATCAGCTCGTGCTGGCCACCTCGCCGGAGGACGAAGCGGCGGTCGACAAACGAATCGGCGCACGGCGCGCAGGCGATGCGCCGCTCGTGGTGTTCAACCCCGGCGCGAATTACGGATCGGCCAAGTGCTGGCCGGCGGAGAAGTACGCAGCGCTGGCGGATCGCCTGGTACGCGAGCGCGGCGCGCGCGTCGTGGCGTCGCTGGGGCCGAAGGAGCGAGCGATCGCCGAGCGGCTGGCGGCGGCGACGCGGAACGTCGAGGTATGCATTGATCCGCCGCTGGGGCTGGGTCCGCTCAAGGCATTGGTGCGACGGTGCGATCTGCTGGTGACGAACGACACGGGCCCGCGGCATTTCGCGGCGGCGTTCGGGGTGCCGGTCGTGACGGTGTTCGGATCGAGCGACCCGGCGTGGACCGATACGCGCTTCGCCCGTGAGCGGAACGTGATGCTCAAGCTGGATTGCCAGCCGTGCATGAAGCGCACCTGCCCGCTGGGGCATCACCATTGCATGAACCAGTTGGAGCCGGATTTGGTGTACGATGCGGCGGCGAGGTTGTTGGAGGAAGGCGTCGCGAAGCGGACGCACGAAGGCGCGAAGAAAACGGTGATGTAA